A genomic segment from Candidatus Hydrogenedentota bacterium encodes:
- a CDS encoding PilZ domain-containing protein, with protein sequence MQQSVFPFKFPETTQAAVAWICGAFLATFILITVIEALRRWMNRRMQIRAEWRVVDNMMRERGFSGEEQNLLRSMIQAYSPKTPLPALTTRRNFDACVEQKMDALFSSGDMDRFEKVGIMLRDLRVRLGLDYIAYGMRIFSTRELHVGQMLWIAPAGKGPTWTKCLISAIDEAYFYVAPKDKDAPLPALGNEVRFHLWRENDARYEFAAKRMRANESEIPWTILHTRGLNRIQARNFYRIRFHQEATVGILAAYGEEDAVAGLRPRRVVTRFGGTLTSLSAGGFALVTQHAIREATLIRTRIAVPGSPPFEVEAETVGVEHISGRQHLVRARFTAITEDNRDIIAKYVLQAQRPRSGSIEPQEPEAPETSSEDVTE encoded by the coding sequence GTGCAACAGTCGGTGTTTCCATTCAAATTTCCGGAAACCACGCAGGCCGCGGTCGCATGGATTTGTGGGGCTTTTCTCGCCACATTCATCCTGATTACCGTCATAGAAGCCCTTCGCCGTTGGATGAACCGGCGCATGCAGATCCGGGCCGAATGGCGGGTTGTGGACAACATGATGCGCGAACGGGGATTTTCCGGCGAGGAGCAGAATTTACTGCGTTCGATGATTCAGGCCTATTCGCCCAAAACCCCGCTGCCCGCCCTCACCACCCGCCGGAATTTCGACGCGTGCGTCGAACAGAAAATGGACGCCTTGTTTTCCTCGGGCGACATGGATCGCTTCGAGAAGGTCGGCATCATGCTGCGCGACCTGCGCGTCCGCCTGGGTCTCGATTATATCGCTTACGGCATGCGCATCTTTTCGACGCGCGAATTACATGTCGGCCAAATGCTCTGGATTGCCCCGGCGGGCAAGGGGCCCACGTGGACCAAGTGCCTTATCTCCGCGATTGACGAGGCGTATTTTTATGTCGCGCCCAAGGACAAGGACGCCCCCCTGCCGGCGTTGGGCAACGAAGTGCGGTTTCATCTCTGGCGCGAGAACGACGCCCGGTACGAGTTCGCGGCCAAGCGCATGCGGGCAAATGAATCCGAAATTCCTTGGACGATTCTGCATACGCGGGGTCTCAACCGCATCCAAGCGCGCAACTTTTACCGCATCCGGTTTCACCAAGAGGCCACGGTGGGCATCCTGGCCGCGTATGGGGAAGAGGATGCCGTGGCCGGATTGCGTCCGCGCAGGGTCGTGACGCGGTTTGGTGGAACCCTGACCAGTCTTAGTGCGGGCGGATTCGCGTTGGTGACGCAACATGCGATTCGCGAGGCCACCCTGATCCGCACCCGGATTGCCGTGCCCGGATCGCCGCCGTTCGAGGTCGAGGCGGAAACCGTGGGCGTGGAGCATATTTCCGGTCGGCAGCACTTGGTGCGCGCCCGGTTTACCGCCATAACGGAAGACAACCGCGACATCATCGCGAAATATGTCTTGCAGGCTCAACGGCCACGGTCCGGATCGATCGAGCCCCAAGAACCCGAGGCGCCGGAGACCTCTTCGGAGGACGTGACGGAGTAG